In the genome of Nocardioides seonyuensis, one region contains:
- a CDS encoding bleomycin resistance protein, which yields MVDHATPNLPARDLDATVEFYSALGFEKVFGDPGWLIMQRGTVMLEFFPDPGMDPASTASSCCLRVDDVDALYAACAATGLAETHLGWPRLHAPRVEDSGMRIGALVDLDGNLLRLVQNPEAG from the coding sequence ATGGTCGACCACGCCACCCCGAACCTCCCCGCGCGCGACCTCGACGCGACGGTGGAGTTCTACTCCGCCCTGGGGTTCGAGAAGGTCTTCGGGGACCCCGGCTGGCTGATCATGCAGCGAGGCACCGTGATGCTCGAGTTCTTCCCCGACCCCGGCATGGATCCCGCCTCGACGGCGTCGAGCTGCTGCCTGCGGGTGGACGACGTGGATGCCTTGTACGCCGCCTGCGCGGCCACCGGACTCGCGGAGACCCACCTCGGCTGGCCCCGGCTGCACGCGCCTCGCGTCGAGGACTCGGGGATGCGGATCGGAGCCCTGGTGGACCTCGACGGCAACCTGCTGCGCCTCGTGCAGAATCCCGAGGCGGGGTAG
- a CDS encoding nitroreductase family protein, which yields MEFQEVVRRRRMIRRYDDRPVAAEVVDRMLANAQRAPSAGFSQGWAFLVLDTAEDVARFWDATTPVTKPPSTWLDGMRTAPVVIVPLASKTAYLDRYAEGDKGWTDRDEHRWPVPYWYVDTGMASLLILQTAVDEGLGACFFGIPPETIQPFREAFGVPGEHHPIGAITVGHRVADAGAAGSPARRERRTDVVHRGRWSGDTPPTRQHP from the coding sequence ATGGAGTTCCAGGAGGTCGTCCGTCGCCGCCGCATGATCCGGAGGTACGACGACCGCCCCGTCGCCGCCGAGGTCGTCGACCGGATGCTGGCCAACGCCCAGCGCGCCCCCAGCGCCGGCTTCAGCCAGGGCTGGGCGTTCCTCGTGCTCGACACCGCCGAGGACGTGGCCCGCTTCTGGGACGCGACGACCCCCGTCACGAAACCCCCCAGCACCTGGCTCGATGGCATGCGCACGGCACCCGTCGTCATCGTCCCGTTGGCGAGCAAGACCGCCTACCTCGACCGCTACGCCGAGGGTGACAAGGGGTGGACCGACCGCGACGAGCATCGTTGGCCGGTCCCCTACTGGTACGTGGACACCGGCATGGCGTCCCTGCTGATCCTGCAGACAGCCGTCGACGAGGGGCTCGGGGCCTGCTTCTTCGGGATCCCGCCGGAGACGATCCAGCCGTTCCGCGAGGCGTTCGGCGTGCCCGGGGAGCACCACCCGATCGGCGCGATCACCGTCGGCCACCGCGTGGCGGACGCCGGCGCAGCGGGGTCGCCGGCGCGGCGGGAGCGTCGTACCGACGTGGTGCACCGCGGCCGCTGGAGCGGCGACACGCCCCCGACCCGCCAGCATCCATAG
- a CDS encoding formimidoylglutamate deiminase, translating into MTALLLERAWVDGAFHDEVLVVVVDGRFTRVDTSTAPEPAGSADRVAGLVVPGLANTHSHAFHRALRGRTQRGRGTFWTWRDQMYDVAATLEPDTYLALARATYREMAAAGITCVGEFHYVHHRPDGSAYADPNAMGLALVAAAQDAGIRLTLLDTLYLSSGFGEDPVGAQVRYSDGSAPRWAARAALLEQHAAAHVRFASALHSVRALRDPGEDLQQLATWKPEVLHVHLSEQVAENQACLERYGVTPTRLLADHGLLGPGTTVVHATHLTDDDVRRVGEARAYASFCPTTERDLGDGIGPSRRLHEAGARLTLGSDSHAVIDLFEEMRAVELHERLATQQRGHWSAAELLGAATVDGHESLGWPDAGRIAVGMRADLVVLDPASVRTAGTGRDENAVVFAATAEDVQRVMADGRWIIEPGDRREVARELDEAVRTVWQ; encoded by the coding sequence GTGACCGCGCTGCTGCTGGAGCGGGCCTGGGTCGACGGCGCGTTCCACGACGAGGTGCTGGTCGTGGTGGTCGACGGCCGCTTCACCCGGGTGGACACGAGCACCGCGCCGGAGCCCGCCGGGTCGGCCGACCGCGTCGCCGGGCTCGTCGTACCCGGCCTCGCCAACACCCACAGCCATGCCTTCCACCGTGCCCTCCGCGGTCGCACGCAGCGGGGGCGCGGCACGTTCTGGACCTGGCGCGACCAGATGTACGACGTCGCCGCGACGCTCGAGCCCGACACCTACCTGGCCCTGGCCCGGGCGACCTATCGCGAGATGGCGGCGGCCGGGATCACCTGCGTGGGGGAGTTCCACTACGTGCACCACCGGCCGGACGGCAGTGCCTACGCCGACCCGAACGCGATGGGCCTGGCGCTCGTGGCGGCGGCGCAGGACGCCGGGATCCGGCTCACCCTGCTCGACACGCTCTACCTCTCCAGCGGGTTCGGCGAGGACCCGGTCGGGGCGCAGGTGCGCTACAGCGACGGCAGTGCCCCCCGATGGGCAGCGCGGGCCGCCCTGCTGGAACAGCACGCGGCCGCCCACGTGAGGTTCGCGAGCGCGCTCCACTCGGTCCGCGCCCTCAGGGACCCCGGCGAGGACCTCCAGCAGCTCGCCACGTGGAAGCCCGAGGTGCTCCACGTGCACCTGTCCGAGCAGGTCGCCGAGAACCAGGCCTGCCTCGAGCGGTACGGCGTCACGCCCACGCGACTGCTCGCCGACCACGGACTCCTCGGCCCGGGGACCACCGTGGTCCACGCCACCCACCTGACCGACGACGACGTCCGCCGCGTCGGCGAGGCTCGTGCCTACGCGTCCTTCTGCCCGACCACCGAGCGCGACCTCGGCGACGGCATCGGGCCCTCGCGGCGCCTCCACGAGGCGGGCGCCCGCCTCACGCTTGGCTCCGACAGCCACGCGGTCATCGACCTGTTCGAGGAGATGCGCGCTGTCGAGCTCCACGAGCGACTCGCGACGCAGCAGCGGGGCCACTGGAGCGCCGCGGAGCTCCTCGGCGCCGCCACGGTCGACGGCCACGAGTCGCTGGGCTGGCCCGACGCAGGCCGGATCGCCGTCGGCATGCGGGCCGACCTCGTCGTGCTCGACCCGGCGAGCGTGCGCACCGCCGGCACCGGCCGGGACGAGAACGCCGTCGTCTTCGCCGCCACTGCGGAGGACGTGCAACGAGTGATGGCCGACGGTCGCTGGATCATCGAGCCCGGTGACCGCCGCGAGGTCGCCCGCGAGCTCGACGAGGCAGTCAGGACGGTCTGGCAGTGA
- a CDS encoding sucrase ferredoxin: MPDFRCSAASAEDDEPLAGTALTDTDLLLVEAPGPWGHDAVRENRLAAPVREHLAALDGVKVLLLRRPGGSSGPGTRVFRSRREGVGFAVTTTVLPDPLDLVDLDLTTLRPYDDPLWLVCTNGRRDRCCAEIGRPIAEVLSRRWPEGTWETTHLGGHRFSGTLLALPSGFTLGRLDANNVGEVCDALERGEVPVEHCRGRAGLPGTAQVKELHVLAGGSPDVEVVAHPGPLRRQSCGSPQEKATTRYEIRSASSD; the protein is encoded by the coding sequence ATGCCCGACTTCCGGTGCTCTGCCGCGAGTGCGGAGGACGACGAGCCCCTCGCCGGCACGGCACTCACCGATACCGACCTGCTGCTCGTCGAGGCACCCGGCCCGTGGGGCCATGACGCCGTGCGCGAGAACCGGCTCGCCGCACCGGTGCGTGAGCACCTGGCGGCGCTCGACGGCGTCAAGGTGCTCCTGCTGCGTCGCCCCGGGGGGAGCAGCGGTCCGGGAACCAGGGTGTTCCGGTCGCGCCGCGAGGGGGTCGGGTTCGCGGTGACCACCACCGTCCTGCCGGACCCGCTCGACCTCGTCGACCTCGATCTCACGACCCTGAGACCCTACGACGACCCCCTGTGGCTGGTCTGCACCAACGGCCGGCGGGACCGGTGCTGTGCCGAGATCGGACGGCCGATCGCCGAGGTGCTCAGCCGTCGGTGGCCAGAGGGCACCTGGGAGACCACCCATCTGGGAGGGCACAGGTTCTCCGGCACCCTGCTGGCACTGCCCAGTGGCTTCACGCTCGGGAGGCTGGACGCGAACAACGTCGGTGAGGTCTGCGACGCGCTCGAGCGAGGCGAGGTCCCGGTCGAGCACTGTCGAGGTCGTGCGGGACTCCCCGGGACGGCCCAGGTCAAGGAGCTGCACGTCCTCGCGGGCGGCAGCCCTGACGTCGAGGTGGTGGCCCATCCCGGTCCGCTGCGTCGTCAGTCGTGCGGGTCGCCCCAGGAGAAGGCGACCACGCGCTACGAGATCCGCTCCGCCAGCTCGGACTGA
- a CDS encoding allantoate amidohydrolase, whose translation MPASTFEQMWRDLAPVGRSATSGGYFRQPWTAAESELRAWFAEQCAARGLTVQTDGIGNQVAWWRPDGEPAAPGVLTGSHLDSVLDGGAYDGPLGVVSALAAVDELRERGFTPSRPIGVGTFVEEEGSRFGLACLGSRLVTGATSWETARELRDRDGVFLADAVTDAGLEPDTGLLGLDDVGCFVELHVEQGRDLVDREAAVGVASRIWPHGRFRFDFAGEANHAGTTRMEDRRDPMLTFAATTLAADEGARLTHERATFGRVRVEPNGTNAVPSRVTAWLDARAASEEALQSLVDDVSRRAGDRAGHDGTTVTVTAESVSGSVAFDPELASRLSALGRSPDGGTDGWPVIPTQAGHDAGILSAAGVPTAMLFVRNPTGVSHSPAERAETADCLAGVTALADVLADLAR comes from the coding sequence ATGCCCGCATCGACCTTCGAGCAGATGTGGCGCGACCTCGCGCCCGTGGGGCGATCGGCGACCTCGGGCGGTTACTTCCGCCAGCCGTGGACGGCCGCCGAGTCCGAGCTGCGCGCCTGGTTCGCCGAGCAGTGCGCCGCTCGCGGGCTGACGGTGCAGACCGACGGGATCGGCAACCAGGTCGCGTGGTGGCGACCAGACGGCGAGCCGGCCGCACCCGGCGTGCTGACCGGGTCCCACCTCGACTCGGTGCTCGACGGCGGGGCGTACGACGGCCCGCTCGGCGTCGTCTCGGCCCTCGCGGCGGTCGACGAGCTGCGCGAGCGCGGGTTCACCCCCTCCCGGCCGATCGGGGTGGGGACGTTCGTCGAGGAGGAGGGCTCGCGATTCGGCCTGGCCTGCCTCGGCTCGCGGCTGGTCACCGGCGCGACGTCCTGGGAGACCGCGCGGGAGCTGCGCGACCGTGACGGGGTGTTCCTGGCCGATGCCGTGACGGACGCCGGCCTCGAGCCCGACACGGGGCTGCTGGGCCTCGACGACGTCGGGTGCTTCGTCGAGCTCCACGTCGAGCAGGGGCGCGACCTGGTCGACCGCGAGGCCGCAGTCGGCGTGGCCAGCCGTATCTGGCCTCACGGCCGCTTCCGCTTCGACTTCGCAGGCGAGGCCAACCACGCCGGGACCACACGCATGGAGGACCGCCGCGACCCGATGCTGACCTTCGCCGCGACGACACTGGCCGCCGACGAGGGAGCGCGCCTGACCCACGAGCGCGCGACGTTCGGGCGGGTCCGGGTCGAGCCCAACGGCACCAACGCCGTGCCCTCCCGGGTCACCGCCTGGCTCGACGCCCGCGCGGCGAGCGAGGAAGCTCTGCAGTCGCTGGTCGACGACGTCAGCCGCCGGGCGGGCGACCGAGCCGGTCACGACGGCACCACCGTGACGGTCACCGCCGAGTCGGTGTCAGGGTCCGTCGCCTTCGACCCCGAGCTGGCATCGCGCCTCTCCGCGCTGGGCCGGTCGCCGGACGGCGGCACCGACGGCTGGCCGGTGATCCCCACCCAGGCCGGGCACGACGCCGGCATCCTCTCGGCCGCCGGGGTGCCCACCGCGATGCTGTTCGTCCGCAACCCCACCGGGGTGTCCCACTCGCCCGCCGAGAGGGCCGAGACTGCCGACTGCCTCGCCGGCGTGACCGCCCTCGCCGACGTCCTCGCGGACCTGGCCCGGTGA
- the hutI gene encoding imidazolonepropionase: MSTPRPATARPSTVITGIGELTTNDPARRGEGSDAVLGLVRDAAVVLEGRTVAWVGPAAEAPAADVQVDAGGRAVVPGFVDSHSHLVFAGDRAAEFAARMAGEPYTAGGIRTTVAATRAASDEQLTSHVARLVAEMRAQGTTSLEIKSGYGLSVADEARSLAVARQFTDDTTFLGAHVVPSGTTPEEYVDLVTGPMLAAAAPHARWIDVFCEEGAFDVDQARAILAAGADAGLRGRLHANQLTYGGGVRLAAELGLRAVDHCTFLSDDDVAALADSGTIATLLPGVEFSTRQPYPDARRLLAAGVQVALASDCNPGSCFTSSLPFCIALAVREMGMSPAEALHAATAAGAAALDRDDVGVLAPGKAADLVLLDAPSYLHLAYRPGVPLVAGVWQGGRPTL; this comes from the coding sequence ATGAGCACACCCCGGCCGGCCACGGCCCGGCCCAGCACGGTGATCACCGGGATCGGCGAGCTCACCACCAACGACCCGGCGCGCCGAGGTGAGGGCAGCGATGCAGTCCTCGGTCTCGTCCGCGACGCGGCCGTCGTGCTGGAGGGACGCACCGTCGCCTGGGTCGGCCCCGCGGCCGAGGCCCCGGCCGCCGACGTGCAGGTCGACGCCGGCGGCCGTGCGGTGGTCCCCGGCTTCGTCGACAGCCACAGCCACCTGGTCTTCGCCGGAGACAGGGCCGCGGAGTTCGCCGCCCGGATGGCCGGCGAGCCCTACACCGCCGGCGGTATCCGCACCACCGTCGCCGCGACCCGCGCCGCGAGCGATGAGCAGCTGACCTCACACGTGGCGAGGCTCGTCGCGGAGATGCGCGCCCAGGGCACGACCTCGCTGGAGATCAAGAGCGGCTACGGCCTCTCGGTCGCCGACGAGGCCCGCAGCCTGGCCGTCGCGAGGCAGTTCACCGACGACACGACCTTCCTCGGCGCACACGTGGTGCCCTCCGGCACGACCCCCGAGGAGTACGTCGACCTGGTCACCGGGCCGATGCTCGCCGCGGCCGCCCCGCACGCCCGATGGATCGACGTGTTCTGCGAGGAGGGGGCCTTCGACGTCGACCAGGCACGGGCGATCCTGGCAGCCGGCGCCGACGCCGGGCTGCGGGGGCGCCTCCACGCCAACCAGCTGACCTACGGCGGCGGTGTCCGGCTCGCGGCAGAGCTCGGCCTCCGGGCCGTCGACCACTGCACGTTCCTCTCCGACGACGACGTCGCCGCCCTCGCCGACAGCGGCACCATCGCCACCCTGCTGCCCGGGGTGGAGTTCTCGACCCGGCAGCCCTATCCCGACGCCCGTCGTCTCCTCGCGGCCGGCGTGCAGGTGGCGCTGGCCAGCGACTGCAACCCCGGCTCGTGCTTCACCTCCTCGCTGCCCTTCTGCATCGCCCTCGCCGTGCGCGAGATGGGGATGAGCCCTGCCGAGGCCCTCCACGCCGCCACCGCTGCCGGGGCGGCCGCGCTGGACCGCGACGACGTCGGGGTCCTCGCCCCGGGAAAGGCCGCCGACCTCGTCCTCCTGGACGCGCCGTCGTACCTCCACCTCGCCTATCGCCCCGGAGTCCCGCTGGTAGCCGGCGTCTGGCAGGGCGGGCGCCCGACTCTCTGA
- a CDS encoding helix-turn-helix transcriptional regulator, which translates to MPSLRSPDLIGRDAELETLVSQLGIRAPARGTRSVLLAGDAGVGKTRLLTELRDVAVAQGWRVVAGHCLDVADSALPYLPFSEILGRLSVDQPAAVTQVTERHATLARLLPGRRVRRTDEQASDLALDPGNVFAGVHDLLETLAAEAPLLLVVEDAHWADQATRDMLSFLFSRGFEHPVALVVSYRADDLHRRHPLRPQVAEWSRLRDVERVALDPLSNSDVRRLVKMLRPGTMSEAELVAIESRAEGNPFFVEELVGASSTGGLPIELADVLLVRLDRLDDDARQVVRLASAAGRQVSHDLLAAVSTLDEATLERGVRSAVESNVLVAVRESAYAFRHALLGEAVYDDLLPGERARLHAAFVDAMCCERAVGTNAELAQHARRAGNHRVALRALVSAGNEAMSVGGPNEAATHFLDALEILGTLEERPDDVDESALVRRCAEAFVAAGRVSKAVKVLRGHLDGLPADASAEERGQLLTAIAAALLLIDSTESPEKIAAEAVELLADGPPPLLARALATRAQAMGRFNADEARETAMEALALAERHGLTGVIVDITTTLANLGAPHPDDQAQAAQLHAAWWSAVEAARAEGLVEPELRALYFLARLHQDRGEYADALAAFERVIARGEETGLRWSPYVAEARALRAVVLIFQGRLEEANQLLDVTGQDPPLVYEWLYFALQVRICVLRGRRHGDSFEQLRPHWSRDGMIALAAGTAELLEAEQRGDVAAAEAVYDQVVATLRPLWREWFQARLRLSTLVVGVHADAASGQSAEQRESARDAVERLLADGDHVIDFYAQYDELLGPEYHAWVQRRTAEHLRWRWAAQVEPPTHEELVSAWRATEAAFDSYGDVPELTAVRVRLAGVLRTTGDTVGARRVADLARESARAMGAEPLLARLTTQGSAPVAGPSVDAVSLTRRESEILALVAEGRSNGEIGKQLFIATKTVSVHVSNILGKLGAASRTEAAAIARRRGLL; encoded by the coding sequence GTGCCGTCGTTGCGCAGTCCCGACCTCATCGGACGCGATGCCGAGCTGGAGACACTGGTCTCCCAGCTCGGCATCCGCGCGCCCGCCCGCGGCACCCGCTCCGTGCTGCTCGCCGGGGACGCCGGCGTCGGCAAGACCCGCCTGCTCACCGAGCTGCGCGACGTCGCCGTGGCCCAGGGGTGGCGGGTGGTCGCCGGCCACTGCCTCGACGTCGCGGACAGCGCCCTCCCCTACCTTCCCTTCTCCGAGATCCTCGGCCGGCTCTCCGTGGACCAGCCAGCCGCCGTCACCCAGGTGACCGAGCGGCACGCCACCCTCGCCCGTCTCCTGCCCGGTCGCCGGGTCCGGCGCACGGACGAGCAGGCCTCCGACCTCGCCCTTGACCCGGGCAACGTCTTCGCCGGCGTCCACGACCTCCTCGAGACCCTCGCCGCCGAGGCGCCGCTGCTCCTCGTGGTGGAGGACGCGCACTGGGCCGACCAGGCGACCCGCGACATGCTCAGCTTCCTCTTCTCCCGCGGCTTCGAGCACCCTGTCGCGCTCGTGGTCTCCTACCGCGCCGACGACCTCCACCGCCGCCACCCCCTGCGGCCCCAGGTGGCGGAGTGGAGCCGGCTGCGTGACGTGGAGCGCGTCGCGCTCGACCCCCTCTCGAACTCCGACGTGCGCCGGCTGGTCAAGATGCTGCGTCCCGGCACCATGTCCGAGGCTGAGCTGGTCGCGATCGAGTCGCGTGCGGAGGGCAACCCCTTCTTCGTCGAGGAGCTCGTGGGCGCGAGCAGCACGGGCGGGCTCCCGATCGAGCTCGCCGACGTGCTCCTCGTGCGGCTCGACCGGCTCGACGACGACGCGCGTCAGGTGGTCCGCCTCGCGAGCGCCGCCGGTCGACAGGTGTCCCACGATCTCCTGGCCGCTGTCTCCACCCTCGACGAGGCGACGCTGGAGCGCGGCGTCCGGTCCGCGGTCGAGTCCAACGTGCTCGTGGCCGTCCGCGAGTCGGCCTACGCCTTCCGTCATGCCCTGCTCGGCGAGGCGGTCTACGACGACCTCCTGCCCGGCGAGCGCGCGCGACTGCACGCTGCCTTCGTCGACGCGATGTGCTGCGAGCGCGCCGTCGGCACCAACGCCGAGCTCGCCCAGCACGCCCGCCGCGCCGGCAACCACCGCGTCGCCCTGCGGGCCCTGGTCTCCGCCGGCAACGAGGCGATGTCGGTCGGTGGTCCCAACGAGGCCGCCACCCACTTCCTGGACGCGCTGGAGATCCTCGGCACCCTCGAGGAGCGACCCGACGACGTCGACGAGTCCGCCCTCGTGCGCCGCTGCGCCGAGGCCTTCGTTGCGGCCGGTCGGGTGTCCAAGGCGGTCAAGGTGCTCCGTGGCCATCTCGACGGCCTGCCCGCGGACGCGTCCGCCGAGGAGCGCGGCCAGCTGCTGACCGCGATCGCGGCCGCCCTGCTGCTCATCGACTCCACCGAGTCGCCGGAGAAGATCGCCGCCGAGGCGGTGGAGCTGCTGGCCGACGGACCCCCACCCCTGCTGGCCCGCGCGCTGGCCACGCGCGCCCAGGCGATGGGCCGGTTCAACGCCGACGAGGCCCGTGAGACGGCGATGGAGGCCCTGGCCCTGGCCGAGCGCCACGGGCTGACCGGCGTGATCGTGGACATCACGACCACGCTCGCCAACTTGGGCGCTCCCCACCCCGACGACCAGGCGCAGGCCGCCCAGCTTCACGCGGCATGGTGGTCGGCCGTGGAGGCGGCCCGCGCCGAGGGACTCGTCGAGCCCGAGCTGAGGGCGCTCTACTTCCTCGCCCGGCTCCACCAGGACCGTGGCGAGTACGCCGACGCGCTCGCCGCCTTCGAGAGGGTGATCGCCCGAGGCGAGGAGACCGGCCTGCGCTGGTCGCCGTACGTCGCCGAGGCTCGTGCGCTGCGGGCCGTCGTGCTGATCTTCCAGGGTCGTCTCGAGGAGGCCAACCAGCTCCTCGACGTGACCGGCCAGGACCCGCCCCTGGTCTACGAGTGGCTCTACTTCGCCCTCCAGGTCCGAATCTGCGTGCTGCGTGGCCGCCGGCACGGCGACTCCTTCGAGCAGCTGCGGCCCCACTGGTCGCGCGACGGGATGATCGCGCTCGCAGCCGGCACCGCCGAGCTGCTCGAGGCCGAGCAGAGAGGCGACGTCGCGGCGGCCGAGGCGGTCTACGACCAGGTCGTCGCCACCCTCAGGCCCCTGTGGCGTGAGTGGTTCCAGGCCAGGCTGCGGCTGTCCACGCTCGTCGTCGGCGTCCACGCCGACGCCGCGTCGGGGCAGTCGGCCGAGCAGCGGGAGTCAGCCCGCGACGCGGTCGAGCGCCTCCTCGCCGACGGCGACCACGTCATCGACTTCTACGCCCAGTACGACGAGCTGCTCGGGCCCGAGTACCACGCCTGGGTGCAGCGCAGGACCGCCGAGCACCTCCGGTGGCGCTGGGCGGCCCAGGTCGAGCCGCCGACGCACGAGGAGCTCGTCTCGGCGTGGCGGGCGACTGAAGCTGCCTTCGACTCCTACGGCGACGTGCCCGAGCTCACCGCCGTACGGGTGCGGCTCGCGGGCGTCCTCCGCACGACCGGCGACACCGTGGGAGCGCGCCGTGTTGCCGACCTGGCCCGGGAGTCGGCGCGCGCGATGGGAGCCGAGCCCCTGCTGGCCAGGCTCACCACGCAGGGGTCCGCCCCGGTCGCCGGTCCTTCCGTGGACGCGGTCTCCCTGACCCGCCGCGAGTCCGAGATCCTGGCGCTCGTCGCCGAGGGGCGCAGCAACGGCGAGATCGGCAAGCAGCTGTTCATCGCCACCAAGACCGTCTCGGTCCACGTCTCCAACATCCTCGGCAAGCTGGGTGCGGCGTCCCGCACCGAGGCGGCGGCGATCGCGCGCAGGCGCGGGCTCCTCTGA
- a CDS encoding PLP-dependent cysteine synthase family protein produces the protein MSEPLIEVDHLDPADRAWVVTAIRKLQRDQNRSADTHLHAVPMPGLPGIDLYLKDESTHPTGSLKHRLARSLFLYGLCSGLIHEGTHVVEASSGSTAVSEAHFAMILGLPFTAVMARTTSPSKIALIEREGGQCVLVDDPASVYDVARGLAAEKGGHYLDQFTFAERATDWRGNNNIAESIFEQLSMERHPEPQWVVVGAGTGGTSATIGRYVRYRGLSTRVCVVDPEDSAFLAAFRHPDCGETTCGSRIEGIGRPRQEPSFLPAVIDRLVRVPDAASVAAAHFLRARTGLLAGPSTGTALYAAVKLACDMAAAGETGSIVTLLCDDGVRYLDTYFSEAWVAEQGWDLAPYLDVLEQAWDQGTWPT, from the coding sequence ATGAGCGAGCCGTTGATCGAGGTCGACCACCTGGACCCGGCCGACCGGGCCTGGGTCGTGACCGCCATCCGCAAGCTCCAGCGCGACCAGAACCGCTCGGCCGACACCCACCTCCACGCCGTGCCCATGCCCGGCCTGCCCGGCATCGACCTCTACCTCAAGGACGAGTCGACCCATCCCACCGGCAGCCTCAAGCACCGGTTGGCGCGCTCGCTGTTCCTCTACGGCCTCTGCAGCGGTCTCATCCACGAGGGCACCCACGTCGTCGAGGCCTCCAGCGGCTCCACGGCGGTGAGCGAGGCCCACTTCGCGATGATCCTCGGGCTTCCTTTCACGGCGGTGATGGCGCGCACGACGTCGCCGTCGAAGATCGCACTCATCGAGCGCGAGGGTGGCCAGTGCGTGCTCGTCGACGACCCGGCGTCGGTGTACGACGTCGCGCGGGGGCTCGCGGCCGAGAAGGGCGGCCACTACCTCGACCAGTTCACCTTCGCCGAGCGCGCGACCGACTGGCGGGGCAACAACAACATCGCCGAGTCGATCTTCGAGCAGCTGTCGATGGAGCGGCACCCCGAGCCGCAGTGGGTCGTCGTCGGGGCCGGGACCGGAGGGACGAGCGCCACGATCGGCCGCTACGTCCGCTACCGCGGGCTGTCGACGCGCGTGTGCGTCGTCGACCCCGAGGACTCCGCGTTCCTCGCGGCCTTCCGGCATCCCGACTGCGGTGAGACGACGTGCGGCTCGAGGATCGAGGGGATCGGCCGTCCGCGCCAGGAGCCGTCGTTCCTGCCGGCTGTCATCGACCGGCTCGTCAGGGTGCCCGACGCGGCGTCGGTCGCCGCCGCCCACTTCCTGCGCGCGCGCACGGGCCTGCTCGCGGGGCCCTCCACCGGCACCGCGCTCTACGCCGCGGTGAAGCTCGCCTGCGACATGGCCGCTGCCGGCGAGACGGGCTCGATCGTCACGCTGCTCTGCGACGACGGGGTGCGCTACCTCGACACCTACTTCTCCGAGGCCTGGGTGGCTGAGCAGGGGTGGGACCTGGCGCCCTACCTCGACGTGCTCGAGCAGGCCTGGGACCAGGGAACCTGGCCCACCTGA